From the genome of Populus trichocarpa isolate Nisqually-1 chromosome 15, P.trichocarpa_v4.1, whole genome shotgun sequence, one region includes:
- the LOC7475611 gene encoding uncharacterized protein LOC7475611 — protein MRLSSKPLLKRAGEGISKTLSEILVCPISKQPLRYCKETNSLFSDSIAVSFPIKDGIPCLVPRDGKVIETVDDPKS, from the coding sequence ATGAGGCTAAGCAGCAAGCCCCTGTTAAAACGAGCAGGAGAAGGAATCAGCAAAACACTATCTGAAATTCTTGTCTGCCCAATCTCCAAACAGCCCTTAAGGTATTGCAAAGAAACAAATTCTCTCTTCAGTGATTCTATTGCTGTCTCTTTTCCTATAAAAGATGGAATTCCTTGTTTGGTTCCAAGAGACGGCAAGGTAATCGAAACTGTTGATGACCCAAAATCTTGA
- the LOC7453841 gene encoding abscisic acid receptor PYL8 isoform X2, translating to MVCIRESFLKRICSFKGESIVWSLVRRFDQPQKYKPFISRCVVLGNLEIGSLREVDVRSGLPATTSTERLELLDDDEHILSIRIVGGDHRLKNYSSIISLHPEIIDGRPGTLVIESFVVDVPDGNTKDETCYFVEALIKCNLKSLADVSEHLAVQDRTEPIDCM from the exons ATGGTTTGTATTAGAGAATCCTTTTTGAAAAGAATATGCAGCTTTAAAGGGGAATCAATA GTTTGGTCATTGGTGAGAAGATTTGATCAACCACAGAAGTACAAGCCTTTCATCAGCAGGTGTGTTGTGCTGGGAAATCTTGAGATTGGGAGTCTTAGAGAAGTAGATGTTAGGTCAGGGCTTCCTGCTACCACAAGTACTGAAAGATTGGAACTTCTCGATGATGATGAGCATATCCTCAGCATCAGGATAGTTGGCGGGGATCACAGACTTAAG AACTATTCTTCAATCATTTCCCTCCATCCAGAGATCATTGATGGACGACCAgggactctggtgattgaatcTTTTGTGGTGGATGTGCCTGATGGGAACACGAAGGATGAAACATGCTACTTTGTCGAAGCTTTAATCAAGTGCAATCTCAAATCACTAGCCGATGTCTCAGAGCACCTTGCAGTGCAGGACCGAACCGAGCCCATTGATTGTATGTAA
- the LOC7453841 gene encoding abscisic acid receptor PYL8 isoform X1, with protein sequence MNGNCNGRGGIGCVESEYIRRHHTHDDLADHQCSSALVKHIKAPVQLVWSLVRRFDQPQKYKPFISRCVVLGNLEIGSLREVDVRSGLPATTSTERLELLDDDEHILSIRIVGGDHRLKNYSSIISLHPEIIDGRPGTLVIESFVVDVPDGNTKDETCYFVEALIKCNLKSLADVSEHLAVQDRTEPIDCM encoded by the exons ATGAATGGAAATTGTAATGGAAGAGGAGGGATAGGATGTGTTGAGAGTGAATATATAAGAAGGCACCATACACATGATGATCTTGCTGACCATCAGTGTAGTTCTGCTCTTGTTAAGCACATCAAAGCTCCAGTTCAACTT GTTTGGTCATTGGTGAGAAGATTTGATCAACCACAGAAGTACAAGCCTTTCATCAGCAGGTGTGTTGTGCTGGGAAATCTTGAGATTGGGAGTCTTAGAGAAGTAGATGTTAGGTCAGGGCTTCCTGCTACCACAAGTACTGAAAGATTGGAACTTCTCGATGATGATGAGCATATCCTCAGCATCAGGATAGTTGGCGGGGATCACAGACTTAAG AACTATTCTTCAATCATTTCCCTCCATCCAGAGATCATTGATGGACGACCAgggactctggtgattgaatcTTTTGTGGTGGATGTGCCTGATGGGAACACGAAGGATGAAACATGCTACTTTGTCGAAGCTTTAATCAAGTGCAATCTCAAATCACTAGCCGATGTCTCAGAGCACCTTGCAGTGCAGGACCGAACCGAGCCCATTGATTGTATGTAA